A stretch of the Bacillus sp. FJAT-18017 genome encodes the following:
- a CDS encoding glyoxalase superfamily protein — protein MSSSEISMKSSIPILRIFDEEKAKEFYLTFLEFEVDWEHRFEEDLPLYMQISHSNCILHLSENYGDATPGASIRIEVENVKMLHSNLLDKKYKYARPGLETTDWNTREVRIGDPFGNRIVFYENIQK, from the coding sequence ATGAGCTCATCTGAAATAAGTATGAAAAGCTCCATACCAATATTACGTATTTTTGATGAAGAGAAAGCCAAAGAATTTTATTTAACATTTTTGGAATTTGAGGTAGATTGGGAGCATCGATTTGAGGAAGACCTCCCCCTATATATGCAAATTTCCCATAGCAATTGTATCCTTCATCTTTCTGAGAATTATGGGGATGCGACTCCGGGGGCTTCCATTAGAATTGAAGTAGAAAATGTGAAGATGCTTCATTCCAATCTTCTAGATAAGAAATACAAGTACGCACGTCCCGGGCTCGAAACTACCGACTGGAATACTCGTGAGGTTAGGATTGGAGACCCATTTGGAAATAGAATTGTCTTCTATGAGAACATCCAAAAATAA